In one Hyphomicrobium sp. 99 genomic region, the following are encoded:
- a CDS encoding ammonium transporter, giving the protein MLHPVIPLARFAKGKLPPIAKIFRGVVLALFVASLASVFASSFSVAQETAPAPAATPATPAAPAAAAAPAPLPACDAKTVEKCTVNAGDTAWMLTSVALVLMMTIPGLGLFYGGMVRRKNVGDTVMTSFAITCLVTVLWAVCNYSFAFRAGTPFIGGLDRAFLQGILSDISSGANNPNPLAPTIPETVYICFQMTFAIITPALIAGAFAERMKFSSMLWFIALWATIVYAPIAHWVWGPGGILNSTNDQAWFKVLDFAGGTVVHINSGIAGLVACLVLGARKDSGPAHNIVLTFIGASLLWVGWFGFNAGSAVTANIQAGMAMLVTQLATAIAALTWMLIEWILRRKPTVVGICSGAVAGLVAITPASGFVGPAGALAIGISAGIFCYWGSTGLKHMFGYDDALDAFGVHGIGGIVGALLTGVFAISEYGGTPGWIEGNPHQVINQAAGISIVLAYDVIVTFIILKLIDWTIGLRVAPDVEREGLDLTLHGEIVH; this is encoded by the coding sequence ATGCTTCATCCCGTCATTCCGCTCGCTAGATTTGCGAAGGGCAAGCTTCCACCGATCGCGAAAATATTTCGAGGCGTCGTCCTTGCGCTTTTCGTGGCGAGCCTTGCCAGCGTATTTGCATCGTCATTCTCAGTCGCGCAGGAGACGGCTCCTGCTCCGGCCGCGACACCGGCCACTCCGGCGGCTCCTGCCGCGGCGGCCGCTCCGGCGCCTCTTCCTGCATGCGATGCAAAAACGGTCGAGAAGTGCACCGTCAATGCCGGCGACACGGCGTGGATGCTGACGTCAGTCGCACTCGTGCTGATGATGACGATCCCCGGCCTCGGGTTGTTTTACGGCGGAATGGTGCGAAGGAAAAACGTCGGCGATACCGTGATGACGTCGTTCGCGATTACCTGTCTCGTGACGGTACTGTGGGCCGTCTGTAATTACAGCTTCGCGTTCAGGGCCGGCACACCATTCATCGGAGGACTCGATCGTGCGTTTCTGCAAGGGATACTGAGCGATATTTCGAGCGGTGCGAACAATCCCAATCCGCTTGCGCCCACGATCCCCGAAACCGTCTATATCTGCTTCCAGATGACGTTCGCGATCATTACGCCTGCGCTGATCGCAGGGGCGTTTGCGGAGCGCATGAAGTTCTCGTCCATGCTCTGGTTCATCGCTCTATGGGCGACCATCGTCTATGCGCCGATCGCGCACTGGGTATGGGGACCGGGCGGCATATTGAATTCGACGAATGATCAGGCCTGGTTCAAGGTTCTGGACTTCGCCGGCGGCACCGTCGTCCACATCAACTCGGGCATAGCCGGGTTGGTCGCTTGCTTGGTGCTCGGAGCGCGCAAGGATAGCGGCCCCGCCCACAACATCGTTCTCACGTTCATCGGCGCGTCACTTCTTTGGGTTGGCTGGTTCGGATTTAACGCGGGTTCGGCGGTGACGGCCAACATTCAAGCCGGCATGGCGATGCTTGTCACGCAACTCGCGACGGCGATAGCCGCTCTCACGTGGATGCTGATCGAATGGATACTGCGGCGCAAGCCGACGGTGGTTGGCATTTGCTCGGGTGCCGTTGCCGGGCTCGTCGCAATTACGCCCGCTTCGGGTTTCGTCGGACCGGCCGGCGCCTTAGCCATCGGGATCAGTGCCGGCATCTTCTGCTACTGGGGGTCGACCGGTCTCAAGCACATGTTCGGTTACGATGATGCACTCGACGCATTCGGCGTGCACGGCATTGGCGGCATCGTCGGTGCGTTGTTGACGGGCGTCTTCGCGATCAGCGAGTACGGCGGAACCCCGGGTTGGATCGAGGGTAATCCGCATCAGGTAATCAACCAGGCGGCTGGCATCTCGATCGTCCTGGCTTACGATGTGATCGTCACGTTCATCATCCTGAAGCTCATCGATTGGACGATCGGCCTGCGCGTCGCCCCGGACGTCGAGCGCGAAGGTCTCGATCTGACGCTCCACGGCGAAATCGTTCACTAG